From one Ochrobactrum vermis genomic stretch:
- a CDS encoding ABC transporter ATP-binding protein has protein sequence MENPTENIEGGDAIVAFRPIVAFRDVSKVYPNGTQALRDVSFSIRAGSIHAICGENGAGKSTLMKILFGIENATAGEIIVDGQHIASWSPEDAAAKGIGMVHQHFSLVPTLTVTENIILGHEPVKAGLIDRVSARKMVEALMQQYDLHADPDAITGALSVAAQQKVEILKALARRTRLLILDEPTAVLSPPEIEELMRKLKSLRDEGITILFISHKLNEVRELAESVTVLRAGALAGTEKLADVPDDAIMEMVMGHAVDIPQRAHKHDAMKTVLDIKGVTTKAADPADRIKDVNLTIGAGEIIGVAGVDGSGQRGLVSVLSGLAEASSGTISLNGENMLRANTASWRRQGLAHLPADRFSQGGAPGLSLAENAIAGTGSRAGSTTADKQIFWGPFLRWNAIKARVSGMIKQYTVRAGAITERLDSLSGGNAQKLIAARELATNPKFLIADQPTRGIDVSAAAFLHRRIDEVAQGGCAVLLVSADLDELLRLSDRIVVLFNGRIVAVLKNSPEITPAVLGPYMLGTRDAA, from the coding sequence GTGGAAAATCCAACTGAAAATATTGAAGGCGGCGATGCTATCGTCGCCTTCCGCCCAATCGTCGCCTTCCGCGATGTGAGCAAGGTCTATCCGAACGGCACACAGGCGCTACGCGACGTGTCGTTCTCGATCCGCGCAGGCTCCATCCACGCCATTTGCGGCGAGAACGGTGCCGGCAAATCCACGCTCATGAAAATCCTGTTCGGCATTGAAAATGCCACGGCAGGCGAAATCATCGTCGATGGACAGCATATTGCCTCATGGTCGCCGGAAGATGCCGCCGCCAAGGGCATCGGCATGGTGCACCAGCATTTCTCGCTCGTGCCGACACTGACGGTCACCGAAAACATCATTCTCGGTCATGAGCCGGTGAAGGCCGGGCTGATCGACCGTGTGAGCGCGCGCAAAATGGTCGAAGCGCTGATGCAGCAATATGATCTGCACGCCGACCCAGACGCGATTACGGGTGCGCTTTCCGTCGCCGCCCAGCAGAAAGTTGAAATTCTGAAGGCGCTGGCGCGTCGCACGAGGCTTCTGATCCTCGACGAGCCAACCGCAGTTCTTTCGCCGCCCGAAATCGAGGAACTGATGCGCAAGCTGAAGTCGCTTCGCGACGAAGGCATTACCATCCTCTTCATTTCCCACAAGCTGAATGAAGTGCGCGAGCTGGCCGAAAGCGTGACCGTGCTGCGTGCAGGCGCTCTCGCAGGCACGGAAAAGCTTGCCGACGTGCCGGACGATGCCATCATGGAGATGGTGATGGGCCATGCGGTCGACATTCCGCAGCGCGCCCACAAGCACGACGCGATGAAAACCGTTCTCGACATCAAAGGTGTCACAACGAAAGCGGCCGATCCTGCTGACCGCATCAAGGATGTGAACCTGACCATCGGCGCAGGCGAGATCATCGGCGTCGCCGGTGTCGACGGCAGCGGCCAGCGCGGCCTCGTATCGGTGCTTTCCGGCCTTGCCGAAGCCTCCAGCGGCACAATCAGCCTCAACGGTGAGAACATGCTGCGCGCCAACACCGCAAGCTGGCGCCGACAAGGCCTCGCTCATCTGCCAGCCGACCGTTTTTCACAGGGTGGCGCACCCGGCCTGTCTCTCGCCGAAAACGCGATAGCCGGAACCGGATCACGCGCCGGATCGACTACCGCCGACAAACAGATCTTCTGGGGGCCGTTCCTGCGCTGGAACGCGATCAAGGCCCGTGTCAGCGGAATGATCAAGCAATATACGGTGCGCGCAGGCGCGATTACCGAAAGGCTCGACTCCCTTTCGGGCGGCAATGCGCAAAAGCTCATCGCCGCGCGCGAACTTGCCACCAATCCAAAATTCCTGATCGCCGACCAACCGACGCGCGGTATCGACGTTTCAGCGGCAGCCTTCCTGCACCGTCGCATCGACGAAGTGGCGCAAGGCGGTTGCGCCGTGCTACTCGTCAGCGCCGATCTTGATGAATTGCTGCGCCTGAGTGATCGCATCGTCGTTCTCTTCAACGGACGTATCGTCGCCGTTCTCAAAAATAGCCCTGAAATCACACCGGCGGTTCTTGGACCCTATATGCTCGGCACGAGGGATGCCGCCTGA
- a CDS encoding ABC transporter permease: protein MRRFISYLIPFFLTVLVIGVIMAVLLVPLALMQDNPAAVLKTFFLGPFGSIRHMGNVVEAATPIMLTGLAITIMFRSGLFNLGAESGFFLGALGAVAGAVLLPSLGWFSLPVAILCGAVAGSFACTIPAALRLRFGASEMVTSLVLNYAFLFLGLFVLNYVIRDPAAGGMMSLRIPPDAKLDRLLAGTRLNSGSIIAILACIAGGIWLYWTRSGLNMRIAGSSPGFANHLGLPLKGIIMRAQIVGGLVAGMAGALEVLGLHARFAWLDLPGYGWTGLVVAILARENPFLLVPSALFLGFVQIGGDLLARNMNIPTEVVGLVTAAIMVGATASVIHNHPTVLRLIRSLRNRDGEQAEVQAGVQPEVQL from the coding sequence ATGCGCAGATTTATCTCCTATCTCATTCCATTCTTCCTGACCGTGCTGGTGATCGGCGTCATCATGGCTGTGCTGCTGGTGCCGCTGGCGCTGATGCAGGACAACCCGGCTGCAGTCCTCAAAACATTCTTCCTCGGACCGTTCGGCAGCATTCGTCATATGGGCAACGTGGTGGAGGCGGCGACGCCGATCATGCTGACCGGCCTTGCCATCACCATCATGTTTCGTTCCGGCCTGTTCAATCTGGGTGCGGAAAGCGGCTTCTTCCTCGGCGCTCTCGGTGCTGTGGCGGGCGCGGTTCTGCTCCCCTCGCTCGGCTGGTTTTCACTACCGGTCGCGATCCTGTGCGGTGCGGTTGCCGGCAGTTTCGCCTGCACCATTCCGGCTGCACTGCGGCTGCGTTTCGGCGCATCGGAAATGGTGACATCGCTCGTTTTGAACTACGCCTTCCTGTTTCTCGGCCTGTTCGTCCTCAACTATGTCATTCGCGATCCGGCGGCGGGCGGAATGATGTCGCTCAGGATTCCGCCGGATGCGAAGCTCGACCGCCTGCTCGCCGGCACGCGTCTCAACAGCGGTTCAATCATTGCCATATTGGCCTGTATCGCTGGCGGCATCTGGCTTTACTGGACGCGTTCGGGTCTCAACATGCGCATCGCAGGCTCCAGTCCGGGCTTTGCCAATCATCTCGGATTGCCGCTCAAGGGCATCATCATGCGTGCCCAGATCGTCGGCGGACTGGTGGCAGGCATGGCGGGAGCGCTGGAAGTGCTCGGCCTTCATGCCCGCTTTGCCTGGCTCGATTTGCCCGGCTATGGCTGGACCGGTCTCGTCGTTGCCATTCTGGCGCGCGAGAATCCGTTCCTGCTTGTTCCGTCAGCTCTCTTCCTGGGCTTCGTACAGATTGGCGGCGACCTTCTGGCCCGCAACATGAATATCCCGACCGAAGTGGTGGGGCTCGTGACTGCAGCCATCATGGTGGGCGCAACGGCAAGCGTCATTCATAATCATCCGACCGTATTGCGGCTGATCCGAAGCTTACGCAATCGCGATGGAGAACAAGCCGAAGTGCAGGCCGGAGTGCAGCCCGAGGTGCAGCTATGA
- a CDS encoding ABC transporter permease: MSMVLAQILDPSFIGTILRVATPLLLAALGVMISDRAGVLNIGMEGMMLSAALIAVLASAATGSPAIGLLAALITGAALGWLMSLSVNRLGTDLIMTGIALNIAAAAATTLGLFLATGDKGMSGALKSGALPSLPVPFIGNIHILTFAALLAVPAVSLLMMRTRFGLHLRATGVDPKSARAAGIHTGRVQMMALVLSGLFGGAAGAYLSLGYVTWFAQNMTAGRGFIAIAAEVMGQGTAWGTLVASLVLAAAESFAITLQSLGLPFELMQMIPYLVPVVVLTIHAARRQRRAKQLKNS, encoded by the coding sequence ATGAGCATGGTTCTCGCACAAATTCTCGATCCGTCCTTCATCGGCACCATCCTGCGCGTGGCCACACCGTTGCTGCTGGCAGCGCTTGGCGTGATGATTTCCGACCGCGCGGGCGTCCTCAATATCGGCATGGAAGGCATGATGCTGTCGGCAGCACTCATTGCCGTTCTGGCCAGTGCCGCAACGGGTAGTCCCGCCATCGGCCTGCTGGCAGCACTCATCACAGGTGCGGCTCTCGGCTGGTTGATGTCGCTATCGGTCAATCGGCTTGGCACAGACCTCATCATGACCGGTATCGCGCTTAACATCGCCGCTGCGGCGGCAACGACGCTCGGACTTTTTCTCGCAACCGGCGACAAGGGCATGTCGGGCGCGTTGAAAAGCGGTGCTCTGCCAAGCCTTCCTGTGCCTTTCATCGGCAATATCCACATATTGACTTTCGCCGCCCTTCTTGCCGTCCCGGCGGTCAGCCTCCTGATGATGCGCACGCGCTTCGGCCTGCATCTGCGCGCCACTGGCGTTGATCCGAAATCGGCGCGCGCCGCCGGTATTCATACGGGCCGGGTGCAGATGATGGCGCTTGTCCTGTCTGGCCTCTTCGGCGGTGCAGCAGGTGCCTATCTGTCGCTCGGCTATGTCACCTGGTTTGCCCAGAACATGACCGCCGGTCGCGGCTTCATCGCCATTGCGGCTGAAGTCATGGGACAGGGAACCGCGTGGGGAACGCTTGTGGCAAGTCTCGTTCTGGCGGCGGCGGAATCCTTCGCCATCACGCTTCAAAGCCTCGGATTGCCGTTCGAACTGATGCAGATGATCCCTTATCTCGTCCCGGTCGTCGTGCTGACGATCCACGCAGCGCGCCGTCAGCGGCGCGCAAAGCAACTGAAAAACTCCTGA
- a CDS encoding ADP-ribosylglycohydrolase family protein — protein sequence MKAWELTRDLLRDTKPVVRTAEEQTWDASAVMKAQDDLMAMFWKSNVPGSAAPECLMAGALQSLESKGFVLAPYEELLRDGLAALERGDFETLYRIDMRLRVLMRAAEPDPHHPSQKTVRYGSWDEFDAAVQWPDDVLYAVQSDDFRDRTAAAWMAQLVGAAAGTALEGYTAENIAEVFGPIRDYVREPNTYNDDITFEIAFLEAFGDKGSAVTSADIAERWTSLIPLGWSAEAIALSNMRRGLTAPETGTSDNPFDEWIGAQMRGTICGMVVPGRAREAARLAWMDAEISHAGNGILGEVFNAVMAARAFAVSDTRELLVSTATLFSTETEYGAVLDFALDACRSADNWQDAWAKCDAEYAEYNWIHVYPNAAAQVIALWFGEGDFDRTLEIVCGIGHDVDCNAAQILSMVAIQRGSGIIAERWSKPLLADDIVTYMRRPAKISFDALVDQTVSAARNAL from the coding sequence ATGAAGGCTTGGGAATTGACCCGCGATTTGCTGCGCGACACGAAACCGGTGGTGCGCACGGCGGAAGAACAGACCTGGGATGCGAGCGCCGTCATGAAGGCTCAGGACGACCTCATGGCCATGTTCTGGAAAAGCAACGTGCCGGGATCGGCTGCCCCCGAATGTCTGATGGCAGGTGCGCTGCAATCGCTGGAAAGCAAGGGCTTTGTCCTTGCCCCCTATGAAGAACTTCTTCGTGACGGGCTGGCAGCACTTGAACGCGGTGACTTTGAAACGCTCTATCGTATCGACATGCGCCTGCGTGTCCTGATGCGCGCGGCTGAACCCGATCCGCACCACCCGTCGCAAAAGACAGTGCGTTACGGGTCGTGGGACGAATTCGACGCTGCCGTTCAATGGCCTGACGATGTGCTCTACGCCGTCCAGTCCGATGATTTTCGCGACCGCACCGCTGCCGCCTGGATGGCGCAACTTGTCGGAGCTGCGGCTGGCACGGCACTGGAAGGCTATACGGCAGAAAACATCGCAGAGGTCTTCGGACCGATCCGCGATTATGTGCGTGAACCCAACACCTATAATGACGACATCACCTTCGAGATCGCTTTTCTGGAAGCCTTCGGCGACAAGGGCTCTGCCGTGACCAGCGCCGACATTGCCGAGCGCTGGACTTCATTGATCCCGCTTGGCTGGTCGGCGGAGGCAATCGCGCTTTCCAATATGCGGCGCGGCCTCACCGCCCCTGAAACCGGCACATCCGACAATCCGTTCGACGAATGGATCGGCGCGCAAATGCGCGGCACAATTTGCGGCATGGTGGTGCCGGGCCGGGCCCGCGAAGCTGCCCGTCTCGCCTGGATGGATGCGGAAATCTCCCATGCCGGAAACGGAATTTTGGGCGAAGTTTTCAACGCTGTCATGGCGGCGCGCGCCTTTGCGGTTAGCGATACGCGGGAATTGCTGGTCTCGACGGCAACGCTTTTCTCGACCGAAACCGAATATGGTGCGGTTCTGGACTTCGCGCTCGATGCCTGCCGTTCTGCCGACAACTGGCAGGACGCATGGGCGAAATGCGATGCGGAATATGCCGAATATAACTGGATTCACGTCTATCCAAATGCAGCGGCGCAAGTGATTGCACTGTGGTTCGGCGAAGGCGATTTCGACCGCACGCTCGAAATCGTCTGCGGTATCGGCCACGATGTTGACTGCAACGCCGCGCAAATTCTGAGCATGGTCGCCATTCAACGTGGTTCCGGCATCATCGCCGAACGGTGGTCGAAGCCGCTTCTCGCCGACGACATCGTTACCTATATGCGCCGCCCGGCGAAAATCTCCTTCGACGCGCTCGTCGACCAGACGGTCAGTGCAGCGCGCAACGCTCTTTAA
- a CDS encoding nucleoside hydrolase, giving the protein MARKIIIDTDPGQDDAVAILLALASPELDILGITAVAGNGPLARTEINARTICEVAKKPETKVFAGAIRPLVRPLVTAENVHGKTGLDGYDLPAPTMPLQVQHGVDFIIETLMKEEAGTVTLCPLGPLTNIASALIREPKIAERVKEIVLMGGGYFEGGNITPSAEFNIYVDPHAAAVVFKSGIKITMMPLDVTHKVLTTEKRIAAIRGIGTHVGEVVAAWLEFFERYDEAKYGTDGGPLHDPNVIAYLIKPELYSGRQCNVEIEINSELTIGETVIDWWEVTDRPKNALFIKDVDADGFFSLLTERLATL; this is encoded by the coding sequence ATGGCCCGTAAAATCATTATCGATACCGATCCCGGTCAGGACGATGCCGTCGCCATTCTTCTGGCTTTGGCCAGCCCAGAACTCGACATTCTCGGTATCACCGCAGTGGCAGGCAACGGCCCGCTGGCGCGCACCGAAATCAATGCCCGCACGATCTGCGAAGTAGCAAAAAAGCCGGAAACCAAGGTGTTCGCAGGCGCCATCCGTCCGCTGGTTCGTCCGCTCGTGACGGCTGAGAACGTGCATGGCAAGACTGGCCTTGATGGCTATGATCTGCCCGCCCCGACCATGCCGCTGCAAGTGCAGCACGGCGTCGATTTCATCATCGAAACGCTGATGAAGGAAGAAGCCGGCACCGTCACGCTCTGCCCGCTCGGACCGCTGACCAACATCGCATCCGCACTGATCCGCGAGCCGAAGATTGCTGAACGCGTCAAGGAAATCGTGCTGATGGGTGGCGGTTATTTCGAGGGCGGCAACATCACGCCGTCGGCGGAATTCAATATTTATGTCGATCCGCATGCCGCCGCGGTTGTGTTTAAATCCGGCATCAAGATCACCATGATGCCACTCGATGTCACCCATAAAGTGCTGACCACCGAGAAACGCATCGCCGCCATTCGCGGCATCGGCACCCATGTCGGCGAAGTGGTCGCGGCATGGCTCGAATTCTTCGAGCGCTATGACGAAGCCAAGTACGGAACCGATGGCGGCCCGCTGCACGATCCGAACGTCATCGCCTATCTCATCAAGCCGGAACTCTATTCCGGACGCCAGTGCAATGTGGAAATCGAGATCAACTCGGAGCTGACAATCGGTGAAACAGTCATCGACTGGTGGGAAGTGACCGACCGTCCAAAGAACGCGCTTTTCATCAAGGATGTGGATGCGGATGGCTTCTTCAGCCTGCTGACCGAGCGTCTGGCGACGCTCTAA
- the rbsK gene encoding ribokinase, with product MRSKRWRKPLKIFIFGSVNVDVSARMAALPRPGQTVNASGYGIGLGGKGANQAVAVAKLGGDIRFVGAVGNDAFGELALKQMQEFGLNTGSVRVIDGVDTGIAIIQVEEAGQNTIAVCAGANAGWSTADIDGYAADIAKAKITLLQREVPHEANLAVAKAARAAGGSVLLDPAPVGDASRMADLISLSDIISPNETESAEITGIEPTDLASAEAAARNLLERGPKTVIVKLGSRGALLVTADEVKHFAPFKVKVVDTVAAGDSFNGGFAVAFSQGQPLHDCVRYGSAAGAIAVTRAGAGSAAPTAGEVAALLQSQQ from the coding sequence ATGCGCTCTAAACGATGGAGAAAGCCGTTGAAGATTTTTATTTTCGGCAGTGTGAATGTGGATGTTAGTGCCAGAATGGCGGCATTGCCGCGTCCGGGACAGACCGTGAATGCATCGGGCTATGGTATTGGTCTTGGCGGCAAAGGGGCCAATCAGGCGGTTGCAGTTGCCAAGCTTGGCGGTGACATTCGCTTCGTCGGTGCTGTCGGCAATGATGCCTTTGGCGAACTGGCCTTGAAGCAGATGCAGGAATTTGGCCTCAATACCGGAAGCGTGCGCGTGATTGACGGCGTCGATACGGGCATAGCGATCATTCAGGTCGAGGAAGCCGGACAGAACACGATCGCGGTCTGCGCCGGAGCCAATGCGGGTTGGTCGACTGCCGACATCGACGGTTACGCTGCCGATATTGCCAAGGCGAAGATTACGCTGTTGCAGCGCGAAGTTCCGCACGAAGCCAATCTGGCCGTGGCCAAAGCGGCCCGTGCGGCAGGCGGCAGCGTTTTGCTCGATCCGGCTCCTGTCGGTGATGCGAGCCGCATGGCCGACCTGATTTCGCTCAGCGATATTATCTCTCCCAACGAGACGGAGTCCGCCGAAATTACCGGTATCGAGCCGACCGATCTTGCTTCGGCGGAAGCCGCCGCGCGCAATCTTCTGGAGCGTGGCCCGAAGACGGTCATCGTGAAGCTTGGAAGTCGTGGTGCGCTGCTGGTGACGGCAGACGAGGTGAAACACTTTGCGCCGTTCAAGGTCAAGGTGGTGGATACGGTTGCTGCCGGTGACAGTTTCAACGGTGGTTTCGCGGTCGCATTTTCGCAAGGCCAGCCCTTGCATGATTGCGTGCGGTACGGTTCGGCAGCGGGTGCGATTGCGGTCACAAGAGCCGGTGCTGGTTCGGCTGCGCCGACCGCCGGGGAAGTGGCAGCGCTTCTGCAAAGTCAGCAATGA
- a CDS encoding esterase-like activity of phytase family protein, which yields MISRLVASTMLAGAVALAFPASAEEQAFPATLKAHAILPANTIIAAPEDAADHLKTSGKFTTADRKRAEGTGTVEGKDGVRKTGLSVPFDGQPVQGFSGIKTMEDGSFWSLSDNGFGSKLNSPDAMLMLHNVKFDWKKGTVERVKTVFLSDPDRKAPFPIVMEGAEKRYLTGADFDVESIQPAADGFWVGEEFGPFLLKFDTDGKLTDVIPTFVGETEVVSPDNPKLALPANPSLKLPSYNLKRSGGFEGLAMSKDGSKLYGLLEGPLFVDAAPEKTESGKTGLRVIEFSVADKKWTGRSWLYPLAEGGEAIGDFNMLDETTALVIERDNGVGTADKACADPKKPQADCFDVPSKVKRIYKIAFDDSNVGKEVRKIGYIDLLAIADPENKRRQGGREGIYDMPFLTIENVDRVDDTHIVVGNDNNLPFSAGRSLDKVDDNEFVLLEVGEFLKAE from the coding sequence ATGATATCGCGTCTCGTCGCCTCGACCATGCTTGCCGGTGCCGTCGCATTGGCGTTTCCGGCCTCCGCTGAAGAACAGGCCTTTCCAGCCACGCTCAAGGCCCATGCTATTCTGCCTGCAAACACCATCATCGCCGCGCCGGAAGATGCGGCCGATCATCTGAAGACGTCAGGCAAGTTCACCACCGCCGACCGCAAGCGCGCGGAAGGCACGGGCACTGTTGAAGGCAAGGACGGCGTGCGCAAGACCGGCCTTTCGGTGCCGTTCGATGGTCAGCCGGTGCAGGGCTTTTCCGGCATCAAGACCATGGAAGACGGCAGCTTCTGGTCGCTGTCCGACAATGGCTTCGGTTCAAAGCTCAATTCGCCGGATGCCATGCTGATGCTGCACAATGTCAAGTTCGACTGGAAAAAGGGAACGGTCGAGCGCGTAAAGACTGTGTTCCTCAGCGATCCGGACAGGAAAGCTCCGTTTCCCATTGTCATGGAAGGGGCTGAAAAGCGTTATCTGACCGGAGCCGATTTTGACGTGGAATCCATCCAGCCGGCGGCGGACGGTTTCTGGGTTGGTGAGGAATTCGGTCCGTTTCTGCTGAAATTCGACACGGACGGCAAGTTGACCGACGTCATCCCGACTTTCGTCGGCGAGACGGAAGTGGTGTCGCCGGACAATCCGAAGCTTGCTTTGCCAGCCAATCCGAGCCTCAAGCTGCCGTCTTACAATCTGAAGCGTTCGGGCGGCTTCGAGGGGCTTGCCATGTCCAAGGACGGCTCGAAGCTCTACGGTCTTCTGGAAGGTCCGCTTTTCGTCGATGCTGCGCCGGAAAAGACCGAAAGCGGCAAGACTGGCTTGCGCGTCATCGAATTTAGCGTTGCCGACAAGAAGTGGACGGGTCGCTCCTGGCTCTACCCGCTGGCGGAGGGTGGCGAAGCCATCGGCGATTTCAACATGCTGGATGAAACCACGGCGCTGGTCATCGAGCGCGACAACGGCGTCGGCACGGCGGACAAGGCCTGCGCCGATCCGAAGAAGCCGCAGGCCGATTGCTTCGATGTGCCGTCAAAGGTCAAGCGTATCTACAAGATTGCTTTCGACGACAGCAATGTTGGCAAGGAAGTGCGCAAGATCGGCTATATCGACCTGCTTGCCATTGCCGACCCGGAAAACAAGCGCCGCCAGGGCGGGCGTGAAGGCATTTACGACATGCCTTTCCTGACCATCGAGAATGTGGATCGTGTCGACGACACGCATATCGTGGTGGGCAACGACAACAATCTGCCGTTTTCCGCCGGCCGTTCCCTCGACAAGGTGGATGACAATGAATTCGTCCTGCTGGAAGTGGGCGAGTTTCTGAAGGCTGAATAA
- a CDS encoding PhoX family protein: MSENLSQPSLFKTSQLEEADADPRNPSDNPTMGEIISRRFSRRGFLRGSLAVSAIAATVSPLALMSAGEARAASGSAFSFKEVEAGVDAHHHVAEGYDADVLLRWGDKLFADAPDFDPAKQSAEAQARQFGYNNDYVGYIAIEGSPEHGFLVVNHEYTNPHLMFPGLVKIVDGKVEQAPLSREQVDIEMAAHGGTIVEIRKQDGKWQPVLDGANNRRITSNTEMALSGPVAGHDRVKTNADPSGTKVFGTVNNCAGGVTPWGTYIMAEENIHGYFIGELPEGHAETANYKRMGIPEGSYEWGRFYDRFDVSKEPNEPNRFGWIVEVDVSDPNSAPKKRTALGRFKHEGAESIVNKDGRVVFYLGDDERFDYVYKFVTAGKFNPDDRAANMDLLDEGTLHVAKFHEDGKVEWMPLVFGQGPLTEQNGFKSQADVLIEARRAGDLLGATKMDRPEDVQPNPVNGRVYVMLTNNTKRKDDQVDAANPRAKNAFGHIIEIEEDGQDFAATTGKWEVLLKCGDPTVAEIGASFSTDTTRNGWFGMPDNAAVDSAGRLWVATDGNSNKDTGRTDGLWAVDTEGDARATSKLFYRVPVGAEMCGPLFAPDDETAFVAVQHPGDGGEDWDGHGRPSYYEDLSTRWPDFKDDMPVRPAVVAITKQGGGKIAV; this comes from the coding sequence ATGTCAGAGAATCTTTCCCAGCCAAGTCTGTTCAAGACCAGCCAGTTGGAAGAAGCAGATGCCGATCCGCGCAATCCGTCCGACAATCCCACCATGGGTGAAATCATTAGCCGGCGCTTTTCCCGCCGCGGTTTTCTGCGTGGATCGCTCGCTGTCTCGGCCATTGCGGCAACCGTCAGCCCGCTCGCACTGATGAGCGCCGGTGAAGCGCGCGCCGCCTCCGGTTCGGCCTTTTCCTTCAAGGAGGTCGAAGCCGGTGTCGATGCGCATCACCATGTCGCCGAAGGCTATGATGCCGATGTGCTTTTGCGCTGGGGCGACAAGCTCTTCGCCGATGCGCCGGACTTCGATCCGGCGAAACAGTCTGCCGAAGCGCAGGCACGCCAGTTCGGCTACAACAATGATTATGTCGGCTATATTGCTATCGAGGGATCGCCGGAACACGGCTTTCTCGTGGTCAATCACGAATATACCAACCCGCATCTGATGTTCCCCGGCCTTGTGAAGATCGTCGATGGCAAGGTCGAGCAGGCCCCGCTCTCCAGAGAGCAGGTGGATATCGAAATGGCTGCCCATGGCGGCACAATTGTCGAAATCCGCAAGCAGGACGGCAAATGGCAACCGGTGCTCGACGGTGCAAACAACCGCCGTATCACCTCCAATACCGAGATGGCGCTGAGCGGTCCCGTGGCCGGTCATGATCGCGTCAAGACCAATGCCGACCCTTCGGGCACCAAGGTTTTCGGCACCGTCAACAATTGCGCAGGCGGCGTCACGCCGTGGGGCACCTACATCATGGCCGAGGAAAACATCCATGGCTATTTCATCGGCGAGCTGCCGGAAGGTCATGCGGAAACCGCCAATTACAAGCGCATGGGTATTCCCGAAGGCTCGTATGAATGGGGACGTTTCTACGACCGTTTCGATGTTTCCAAGGAGCCGAACGAACCGAACCGCTTCGGCTGGATTGTCGAGGTCGATGTGTCCGATCCGAACTCGGCACCGAAAAAGCGGACCGCGCTCGGCCGTTTCAAGCATGAGGGGGCCGAATCCATCGTCAACAAGGATGGACGCGTGGTCTTCTATCTGGGAGACGACGAACGATTCGATTATGTCTACAAGTTCGTGACGGCGGGCAAGTTCAACCCGGATGATCGCGCCGCCAATATGGATCTGCTGGATGAAGGCACGCTTCACGTGGCCAAATTCCACGAGGATGGCAAGGTCGAATGGATGCCACTGGTTTTCGGCCAGGGCCCGCTGACCGAACAGAACGGCTTCAAAAGTCAGGCTGATGTGCTGATCGAAGCGCGGCGCGCAGGCGACCTTCTCGGCGCCACCAAGATGGACCGCCCCGAAGACGTGCAACCGAACCCGGTCAATGGCCGCGTTTACGTCATGCTCACCAACAACACCAAGCGCAAGGATGATCAGGTGGATGCCGCCAATCCGCGCGCCAAGAACGCCTTTGGCCATATCATCGAGATTGAGGAAGATGGCCAGGATTTTGCCGCAACAACCGGCAAGTGGGAAGTGCTGCTGAAATGCGGCGATCCAACCGTGGCTGAAATTGGTGCCAGCTTCTCCACCGATACGACGCGCAATGGCTGGTTCGGTATGCCGGACAATGCCGCCGTCGATAGCGCCGGTCGGCTGTGGGTCGCAACCGATGGCAACAGCAACAAGGATACCGGCCGCACGGACGGGCTTTGGGCGGTTGATACGGAAGGCGATGCGCGCGCTACCTCGAAACTGTTCTACCGCGTGCCGGTGGGTGCGGAAATGTGCGGCCCGCTGTTTGCGCCCGATGATGAGACGGCGTTCGTTGCCGTGCAGCATCCGGGCGATGGCGGCGAGGATTGGGATGGTCATGGCCGTCCGTCCTATTACGAGGATCTGTCCACCCGCTGGCCGGACTTCAAGGACGATATGCCGGTGCGGCCTGCCGTGGTGGCGATCACCAAACAGGGCGGCGGCAAGATCGCTGTCTGA